The DNA window CCGCTCCAGGGCGAGCACCTCCTCCGCGACGGCCGCCGTCAGGGCATCACGGCGCGCCTCTTCCGTCGGCGGGAGATCGATGCCCGCGACGCGCAGCGCCTCGCACCCCACGGCCACGGCTTCGGTGTTCCTCCCCTCGCGCATGGAGAGGTCCACGCGCACGGCCGCGACGCGCAGCCGCTCCTCGGGGGTGCAGGCGCGCCCATCGAGGGCGTCCAGACATGCGCGTGCGCTCGCGGCGTCCCCACGCGCCGCCTCGCACTCGGAGCGCCCCGAGAGGAGCGCGAAGGCCAGGTCGTGATCGCGCTTCCAGAGAAATTCGTCGAGCAGCCCGGCGCCTGCCTCGTAGAAGCGCTGTGCCGCCGCGAATGCGGCACGCCCGAGCGCTCGCTGACCTGCGTGCAGGTTGTCGCGCGCGAGGGTGAGGCGCTCGTCCGGATCGGTGATGAGCGCTCCGGCCCCGTTGAGCAGCGCCACCGCCGAGAACAGCGTCTCGTCACCAGGAGTCACGCCCGCCTTCGCCCGCAGCCGGCGGCCGGCATCGCGCTCGATGACATGCCGCTCGGGCTCACTCACCAGCGAGAGCGCTGCCTGCTGCACACGGTCGTGGGCAAACCGGAACCCACGTCCCCCTGGCGAGGTCAGCACGAAGCTCCCGCGGAGGGCCTCGTCGAGCGCGGTGAGTGCCTCCTCGTCGGGCAGCGCGAGCACCGTCGCCAGCGATTCGCCGTCGAAGCTGTGGCCCAGGCACGCCGCGAAGGTGAGCGCGCGCTGGGTCCACGGCGCGAGGCGACCGAGCTGCTGGACGAGCAGTACGGCCACGTCCGCCGCGTCGGCTGCCGCAGTGGCGAGCGAAAAGTCGGCCTCGAGGACGCCGCTTTCGGCGTCGATCGAGAGCGCGCCTGCCTCGTGCAGCGAGCGCAGGAGCGTCATCGCCGAGAGCGGATTGCCTCCCGTACGCGCGAAGATGCCCGCTGCGACTTCACCCACACGCGAGCCCGGCAAGCGCAGCGTGTCCGCCGTCAGGGCCGTGATGCCATGGACATCGAGCGGCGCGACCTGCGCCTCCTGGAGCGGAACACCGGCCTGCCACAGGGCGTCGAGCAGCTCCCGGATCTCGGCCGCGCTCCCCCCTGCACCCTCGCCGTCGCGCATGGCGACCACCAGCAGTAAGCCCCGGGCGCGCCGGCTCAGGAGCAGCTCGCGCAGAAGCCCGACCGACGCCGGATCGAGCCACTGCACATCGTCCAGCAGCAGCGTCAGCGGCCGCGCTTGCTCCGCGACGGCGGCGAGAGCGCGCTCGATGACCAGCACGAGCCGGTTCTTCGCCTCCTCCGGCTTCAGCTCCGACGCTCCAGGCGTCGTGTCGAGCAGCACGCCGGCTTCCGGGACGAGGTCCACCAGCACGCCCCGATTCGGCCCGAGGGCGTCGGCCATGTCTTCGCGCAAGCGCGCACAGGCTGCGGGACCGTCCCGCCCGATGTCGACGAAGATCGCGCCGAGCGCTTGCGTGAGCGGTGCGAACGGCGCCGCACGCCCCGTCTGTTCGCACTTGCCTCCCCCGACCCGACCACCGCGCCGTGGCACCTCTGCGGCGAGGTCGCGCAGCAGGGCCGACTTGCCGATCCCGGGAGGGCCGGTGAGCACGACGACCTCCGCCTCTCCCTCCGCCGCGCGATCCAGCGCGTCGCGCAGCAGCGCGCGCTCCTCCTCCCGCGCGAACAGCGCTTCGGGAGGCGATAGCGCCACGGGCACGTCACGCGCGCCCAGCGTGAGGTCGGGGACGTGGCCGACATCGTGGAGCCCCAAGGTGAACGCCTCCAGATCGAACAGCAAGCCGGCCGCGCTCTGGTAACGATCCTCGGGGGCCTTGTGGAGCAGCCGGAGCACCAGCGCGGCGACGACCGGTGGCAGCGACGGGGCGATCGTCCGAGGGTCACCCGGCGGCCGCGCGAGGTGGGCATGGACGAGCTCCACCGGGTCCGTCACCGTGAAGGGAAGCGCGCCCGTGAGCAGCTCGTACAGCGTCACCCCCAGCGCATACAGATCGCTGCGCGCGTCGACGCTGCGATCCATCCGCCCCGTCTGCTCGGGGGCGATGTACGCGAGGCTGCCCTCCAGCGCCTCGCTGCGTCCTACCGCGTCGCGGCGTACGGCGAGGCCGAAGTCGATGAGCTGGACGGCACCCGACACGAGGTCCACGGTGATGTTGGCGGGCTTCACGTCGCGGTGAATCACGCCGGCGCGGTGCACGGCCACGAGCGCGCGCGCCACCCCGCTGCCGATGGTGAGCGCATCGACGAGAGCGAGGCGACGCTCCCGCAAGATGCCATCGAGGGGGCGCCCGGGCGCGCTCTCCAGCACCAGCGCGAGGCCCCCGTCGAGGCCTTGCAGGGCGACGGCGCGGGGCACCGAGGGTGACGCGATGCCCTGCAAGATGCGGTGCTCGTTCCGGAGGCGGGCCTCTTCGGGGCCACCGAGGTGGTGTGCGGGCAGCGCCTTGACGATCACGCGCGCGCCATCGGCGCCGCGGACGCCGCTGTACAGCACGGCGGCGCCACGATCGTGGAGGATCTCGGTCAGGGTGACGTTGGGCGGTTCGCTCATGCGAGCGCCGCATCATGCCGGCCCCTGCTGAGCACGGGAACCCAGGAGGACGCGGAACAGGCGAACCGGGATGCGCCCGGTCGGGGGGCTGCACCCGGTCGAGGGGCCTCTGGGTCTGGGACGATGGAGGACGTGCCTGCTGCGAAGGTGGTGGTTCGTGCGATAACGCCACGCATATGGTGAAGTCCTCGCCCCTCCCTCGGCCCGCCCTCGACCGCGGACGACGTCAGCCCGGCTCTGCGCTCTGCTTCGTATGTGGCAAGGAGAACCCGCACGGCCTCCACGTCGACTTCTTCGATGACGGGCAGTTCGTCTGGACGGAGCTGACCCCTGCCGAGCACCACCAGGGCTGGCCGGGCGTGCTTCATGGCGGGATCATCTCGGCGGTGCTCGACGAGACCATCGGTCGCGTGGCGTTCTTGCATGACCGCTGGGTGCAGACGGCACGCCTCGAGCTGCGCTACCACAAGCCTGCGCCACTCGGCCGGAAGCTGCGCGCCGTCGGTGAGATGACCCGGGACGCGCGCCGCTTGATGGAGATGCGCGGTCACCTGATCACCGCCGACGACGGCGAGCTGCTCGCCGAAGCGAGCGGCACCTTCGTTCGATTGCCGGACGACGCACGCGACGACCTCGCGCGCCGTCTCGGTGGTGATTTCGCGGCGTGGGAGCAATGGCTCTCCCAGAATCGCGCCGCGAGGTCGTGAGCGCTTCATCGCGCATGTCACACCTCTGGACGTCGGCATTGTCAGGTGAATTCGGACTCGTAGGGTGCGTGAATCGTGCTAGCTTCGTCCGCGCTCCAGCCAGGAGGAAATGCGCGATTCGCGCGCGTTTTTCGGCTGACATCCAAAACGAGGTGACCTGTGAACGGACGCAAGATCATGGCTCTGAGCGCGATTGCGCTGATGGTGTCGTTTTCGGTGACGGCGTGTGGCGTCGCCGACGAGCAGGGAGACGAGAACGATCCCATCTCGTCCGAATCGACCGATAACGATTCTGCTGCGCTCGAAGGGGATGATGACAACCTGATCGGCAGGCAGAAGTGCGGCAACAACGAGTGTGGCCCGGGCACGTTCTGCTGCAATGCGAGCTGTGGCGTCTGTGCGCCCAAGGGAGGCGCGTGTACGCAGCAGGTGTGTGATCCTGTCGCGAAGGTAGGCGAGGATCTCACCGTGGGCGAGGTCTGCGGCAGCGTCATCTGCGGCAAAGGCCTCTCGTGCTGCAATGCCAGCTGTAGCCGCTGCGTGCCCAAGGGAATGATGTGTACGCAGGAGGCATGTAACTGAATCGTGGCGATTGCCACATTGGCTGGACCTGCGAAGGCTCCCCTGTGGCGTCATGACCGTCGACTGGTGAATCACCTGTTTCGGTAGCGGTCGCCTGGATCATGCATGGCAGAACCGCTCCGAGCGGGGCTGCAACGGTGATCCAGCCTCCGGAATCCCGGAGACTCGTTGCAGATCCTGAACGCTCGCGGCATCGTCGCGCCTGCCGTGACCTCTCCCGAACAGCTCTCCGCGCGCGCTGCCTGGCGTCGGCTTCGCCGTGCCGGGCTCGGAGCGGTGCTCTCCGCCGCCGTCGCGGCCTCCGTCGCCGTGCCGGCGCAGGCGAACGAGCGGCTCGCGTGGATCAGCCCAGGCCGCGCCCGTGCGGTGACCTGGAGCGGCGCTGCGGCCCCTGGAGCGCGGGAGCTCGACCCGAGCAAGCCGGTCACCCTCGCGGCCGAGGAGCTCCTCGTCCTGCCCGCCGACCCGGGTGACCGCTTCGAGATCCGGGGTGACATCGCCGCTGTCGGCGTCGGCGCGGGGCTCGGGGACGCGCCCGACGCCATCACCTGGCTGCCCCTGCCGCGGCTCGCCGCCGGCCGTCGTGAGCTGGGAGTCCAGCCCTGGTCCTCCGCCAGGTTCCTGGTGGTCCGTCCGGCGGTGACCCCCTCGTCTTCGTCCTCGCCCTCGCCCGTGTTCTCCGTGCGCGTCGCTGCTCGAGAGAGCGCGCCGCTCGCCTGGTATCGCCTCG is part of the Chondromyces crocatus genome and encodes:
- a CDS encoding PaaI family thioesterase, with protein sequence MVKSSPLPRPALDRGRRQPGSALCFVCGKENPHGLHVDFFDDGQFVWTELTPAEHHQGWPGVLHGGIISAVLDETIGRVAFLHDRWVQTARLELRYHKPAPLGRKLRAVGEMTRDARRLMEMRGHLITADDGELLAEASGTFVRLPDDARDDLARRLGGDFAAWEQWLSQNRAARS
- a CDS encoding AAA family ATPase; its protein translation is MSEPPNVTLTEILHDRGAAVLYSGVRGADGARVIVKALPAHHLGGPEEARLRNEHRILQGIASPSVPRAVALQGLDGGLALVLESAPGRPLDGILRERRLALVDALTIGSGVARALVAVHRAGVIHRDVKPANITVDLVSGAVQLIDFGLAVRRDAVGRSEALEGSLAYIAPEQTGRMDRSVDARSDLYALGVTLYELLTGALPFTVTDPVELVHAHLARPPGDPRTIAPSLPPVVAALVLRLLHKAPEDRYQSAAGLLFDLEAFTLGLHDVGHVPDLTLGARDVPVALSPPEALFAREEERALLRDALDRAAEGEAEVVVLTGPPGIGKSALLRDLAAEVPRRGGRVGGGKCEQTGRAAPFAPLTQALGAIFVDIGRDGPAACARLREDMADALGPNRGVLVDLVPEAGVLLDTTPGASELKPEEAKNRLVLVIERALAAVAEQARPLTLLLDDVQWLDPASVGLLRELLLSRRARGLLLVVAMRDGEGAGGSAAEIRELLDALWQAGVPLQEAQVAPLDVHGITALTADTLRLPGSRVGEVAAGIFARTGGNPLSAMTLLRSLHEAGALSIDAESGVLEADFSLATAAADAADVAVLLVQQLGRLAPWTQRALTFAACLGHSFDGESLATVLALPDEEALTALDEALRGSFVLTSPGGRGFRFAHDRVQQAALSLVSEPERHVIERDAGRRLRAKAGVTPGDETLFSAVALLNGAGALITDPDERLTLARDNLHAGQRALGRAAFAAAQRFYEAGAGLLDEFLWKRDHDLAFALLSGRSECEAARGDAASARACLDALDGRACTPEERLRVAAVRVDLSMREGRNTEAVAVGCEALRVAGIDLPPTEEARRDALTAAVAEEVLALERSPPEARLAARSMTDPTALSTERLLLALGMPAYFISSSLFGLLGSQWVRLLRQHGHSRLSAMGYANFGAFLTTMAGGAEAHAFGRLALDLVDQQQNQTIACKVTETVCGNILFLFEPLRDVLGHFPTAMRAGLDAGDLLHVNHICGHITPMRVALGDPLREVVAQTEELIPLVDRYGDVFSMACLRVAQRTARALLDEPREPPGQEPPGDEPDAWSEAAIDEIFRREDFANLAGFYRTQRLVVRVFDEAWSEAFAEAEAAEAKGPYAPGQFFATELAFFASLARLEVAPPGPDTPQDQLAAHRADLRAWARSCPETYAARHLLIEAEVARTRGEELTAMRLYDEALSAARSGEMLRDEAITAERCAAFHAGHGRSRIARAYLADALTAYRRVGAGGKVRRLEERLSRRVSAEVTGGEAAVTATAGASALLDATAAIRAAQAITTEVVLARVVERLLRIVAEVAGAERALLLVERNGRWSVEAHLGPDDVRGERGTTGDDEAPHPAAGSRGRNGHQNTLGKATGFPVTIVRQVARSGGPILLADAARADAFVLDPFIERFKPRSVLCMEVAHAARRAGILYLENNAARGAFAPDRIEPLRAITAQAAIAMENARLYEQLEATTADLRESNAWLEEAVARRTAELRRELAAREAAEEARARLTEEIISAQQERIAELSAPILPIAEGVVLIPLIGSMDESRAAVVLGAALDGASAWSARVVLLDVTGMKGTGGSVASSLVRTARALALLGAEAVITGMRPEVARELVETGAELLGVTTRSSLRSGIAYALRNAAGGRRR